One Xiphophorus maculatus strain JP 163 A chromosome 15, X_maculatus-5.0-male, whole genome shotgun sequence genomic window, attgtaaaggcttgaataaataattacccatatattttatttacaactaATACTGACATCTTATAGCAAATATGtgaaacttgatttttttattatttttttttattactgaatgTTGGCATCACCTGCTTACTTTCAAGCAACTGTATGATTGCACCACTTATGAGGAATTCAGCCAGTGACTGTCTGGATGAGGATTTTGGCATTAGGCTACTCAGTCAACATCATGTCACGACCCGTTTGGGTCCCACACCGGAATGACACAGCTTTGAGATAAAtaggaaaacaaataatcacTGAACTGCTTACACATAtgaatacatatatatatatatatagctcatttttaaatcaaattctgaTAAAATAGACACTCAAGAGAATCCTAAAATATACTATAAACCAATTGCAAATGACTGTTAGGAGGCAGCCTGCacttgttttatatataaataagcACTAAAATGCAACAGGAAAAGTTCAGtctaacagaaaaataataatgctaCAGTTATAAGTCCAACATGGGAACATCTCTGATCTCTGAGTGGCAATGAGGAACTCCCTTTAAAACCCGACAGGAAGtatgaataaagaaaatagaaactgctcttaaaaatgtaaattacatTAATTTCTTGTAGCTTATTACTTCTTTATAAAGTGAATATTACCATATTAGAatttcaacatttacatttactgacaaagggacaaaaagagaaaagttaagCACCACGACAAGCACCCATAAGGAATGGTCCGGTTTGGACATAATCTGGTACCCATGGAGACCAGGTATGGGTTATGTCAAGAATTTAATTAGCAATGAAAGGTTTTAAGAAGTTACATcttcaaaacaacataaacttCCCACCATACCATTCCTACTGTTCCGAATCCTTTTAATGTAATCCATTCCTTACAACAAAGAAAGTCAGTTTTTTAGAACACCGTGACAACCATTACACTTATCAAGGTAAAGCTCTGATTTTGAAAAGAACAATTGGTAGCCCAGCTAACCAATAAGCTAATAGCTTGTTACACTGCCAGTGTTACTCTtaaaagataaaagtaaaaaaaggatAAACTTTTCTACAATAAGCTAAAGCAACTTCAGGACTACGGTACgactaaatttaaatgtttatgtaatCACCACTGTAGCCAACTATACTTGCCTGTGTGTTGCAACCTGTGGCTTATAAGCAAGTACAGCTTATATTTGtgtacattgtttttcttttcaatagtTTGGAAATTACAGTACTGAGAAGCATAATGTTAAAACAATGTCTGACTTGGAAAACATGCTGGCATGTCAAGTTGATATAAATCAATGGAAAAACAACCGCATTTATGGAGCAAACGTTCAGATATTTTGCCttcagaaatggagaaaaaagtgttttttttttctcaaggtAATCATATATTTTACTGGCCATGCCCAGCATAGATGTCTGAACACACCCACAAATTGTGTCATCCCACATCAGCTTCAATAAAAGCGCCTGACCTCCTGTAAACCGAACATGCGCTCTCTGTAACAGAAAGCACTCAAAACACCTTCTCTCACTGTTTTGACCTTCGTGTACTCTTACATCTGCCTGTAACGCTCTACACTTTGTGCCCGCCTTTTCTCCTTGAAAGTCAAAGCATCGCTGATCTGAACGTGGACCCAAACCACATCTAAACCAGACCGTTCCTTCAGGGtgtttaacattgtttttgtcagtgtgTCTATATGCACTGTTGACATTCCAAAACTTCCACAACGGAATGCAGTCGGCACTGATGTGCCTACAAAACTAGCACCGTCGATGTTTTAGCACGCAGAAACGCACACACAAAGTTTTTATACAGAACTTGACACACTTTGTGGTTTGCCATTCACACATAGACACACGCTCAGTCTCACTGGGTGGGGTAGGTCAGATTTAGTCCGAGTTCGGCCCCGTTGGGGAGCTGGTGGCGGGCGGCAGGCTCTGGAGGAGCAGTGGGCTCAGTTTGGAGAGCAAGCCGGGTCGAGGCAAAGCCTGGAAGGAGGGGAGCAAGGTGGACAGGCGGGGAGGCTGAAGGGTGTACAGACCTGTTATATTGACCGGAGTCGGTAGAGGACAAGAACTTGCCGCGcacacagaggaagaggaggaggacgacgaCGAGGAAGGGGGCGAGTGAAGGTGGCGGGGGGGTTTGTGGCTGTTGCTGGGAGACCGGAGAACAGAACGACTGTGGGAGGGACGTCTCTTCTCCTGAGGCTTAGAGTctgaggagagagaaagaggaagaaagagagagagagacacgcACGTACACCCGGCTCAGAAACATGCAGGGAACTGTGCGCGCACACACAGAGGTAAAATGGTTTCCAAGTTTTCTACTTGAAGACgggtgggggggaggggggcgTTGTAaatgatggaaaagaaagagaggagaTGAAATCTGGATAATCACAAGAACGGGGTCTCTGCGGGTTTCACCAGCTCAAATTTAAGGCCTTGTTAAGACAATTATGAGTCAAAGTTAAGACCTGTACcacaacagaaatgtacaaaagaaaactgcacCACGTTGTAGTAGTGCCAAggttttttcacaaaatgcacGTAACATCGTACGGGTTGTCCAGCAGCATCCAGCCAACTGGCGATAAATTTACACTTTCAAATAACAGACGCAAAAGAAGCTAGCTTCCTAGCTAAAAAGGGGTACATTAACAGCTAGTCAACGGTAGACCCAACCGCCTAACGTCAGAACAGAATGACAATCTCTGCGTGGAACTAAGACGTTTGCTTTGAGAGAAAAGACTATcgagaaaaataaactacctAGATTATATGATATTAATTAGTTctgccacaacaaaatttaagacttgataaatttatttaaggccaacttacaaatttttcaaacaaatttaagacattttaaggcctccttaattttagataaatgaatttaagatttttttaaggatGCATGGACACCCTGAATAAATATCTTCATTGTGATattcaaagacaaagttgccgTTTTGTGTTCTAATTTGTTTGAATGTatgaaataaaagtattttgcaTAGGTAAGATTGGGGCTATGAACTTGGGAAAGGGGCCCTTGTAAATAAGCATGTAtgctgattttaaataaatctgactgtAAAGGTTTTCGAGacgcaggagaaaaaaaagcaaaaataattctttCTCCAAAGTGAATAATTAAATATCCTTACCCGCTTATAGAAACCAAAACTATGGAATCCAAATGcaaccatttttttctaaaacatattttcttcctcTCAATAATCctggatgaagaaaaacaacataataacttcaaaaacaatgtgaaggaaaacatttaaaatgactcatTGGAGATTAATGGTAGGACTTAAAAATCCACCAAGCACATCAAGCAGAAATGAGCAGAAGAAAAGGGATGAACACATGAGACGGAGTTTATGAGGTAAAATCCCCTCCAGTGACACGGCGAGGCAACATCAACTTACCTTTGACTGGTCCGAGTGACTTGTTGCCTCCACGTCCACCGGCGTGTGTGCTGTAATGATGTGCGTGATGCCGGGGCGGCGGGGTGCAGCCGAAGGTGAAGCTCGGAGAGCTTTGGATTTTTGGAGAGGGAgtcttgctgctgctgctgctctggctGTTGTAGCGAACGCGGCCATTCGTGTTTTCTGATGTTGACCCAGACAGAAAGCTGCTGGAGATCgggacaaacaaacaaaccggTTGGCCCAACTGTTATCCGGAAGCAGGGACAATAAAAAGTCTTACGGAGAGGACTCACTTGTTGAAACTTTTCGGTGGCGACACCTTGCTGCCGCTGCTTTGTACTTTGGGGAGAGCGTGGATTTGCGTGTTGAGGCCTTTGGTGTTGCGGACGTGCTTGAGGATCCAGGCTCGGAGGTTGGTGAGGCAGGAGTGCTCGGACAGCACCAGGCGAGGCCACGGGTTGGACTCCGCCATGTCCAGGGCAGAGATGGCCACGGCACGGCCCACCTGGTGCACATCAACAAGAATCATAGAGAACCAAACAGCTATGAACAACAGTGCCTTAAAAAAGTTTACAAGGAGTACGTtctatgtaaaaagaaaaaaaaagtcaacattgtGAAATGGAGAGCAAACCAGTGACAAAAATGGTCAGTATGTCAGCTATGATGACCACAGACATATGAGGATAACCTAAGCTAGTCCTGCAATAAAAttcattacaaagaaaaattgatttatttttggatcACTAACACACGAGTCTGCTTTAATCCAAGCGGTTTCATTAGTGGTGAGGATGTATGTTATGTAGGGTACAGTTAAAGAAGACTAAGTACGCATGCATGTCACATGCACAGTTTTGAAATGAAGACTTCTTTTCAACGGAATACGTTGGAAGTtgtcaatacttttgcaatgttTCTTCCTACCTGCTCAAATATCTCTGGAGTGTATTTGGGAGGAAACGACGAGGGTGGAGGCGGAGTCGCCCGGCCGTTGTCGTGGCAGGCGGATGGCATGGAGTTCATGGTTTTTCCTGTGTTATAGTTGCACTCCAAAGTATAACTGATGATCaccaaaaagagagagaagtgaTTAATACCATGTCTgttaaaagaaatgcatcagCAGGTTAATTTCAGCAAGACTACGATAAAGCTTGTCATCGCCACTCGACTAAAAGTCGCTGTGCCATCTACAGTAacagtgaaaataaagtgttgcaCTGATACATTTGAAGAAGAGTAACCTGTGAAGCACTCCTATCGCCTTGTGGACAGCCACACGACCGCTGCCTTCTTTAGACTGACCGTCCCGCTTGTCCCGCGCGTACATGTTTTTTTCGGAGAAGTTACAGCCCAGGAAGTCAAAGTGGGCAGAGTTGATGGCGATCAGCCTGGGATACAGCATGTTCTCCACCTGGAGAGAAAGAATCAACAAAGGGGAAATGAAGCACAGgcttatttgacaaaaaaatttcttttttgtgtgtgtgacaaaAATAGTACAAATGGACAATGATCCTCCTACCTGCTGGTTCTCGTCAGGCAGGTTATTTCCATACATGAAGCATCCCCGTTTGGAGGCGTGGCCATGTAGGTCCACGTAATAGGCCACGCCTCCCTCCTGTGGTGGCACCAACTCGCTTTGCTCCTCCTCCGGATCGGCTCGGTCCCCGGTTCCGGACGCTACCTTCTCCAAGGAGTCGGCGGAGCAGTTCTGGTCCCCTTTCCCCAACTCCGCAGGGCTCCAGCTGTTCTCCTCCATCACCATGGAAACCTCGGCCGGCGGGGGAGAGCTCCCGCCTTTCTCCGCGTTCCGCTGGTTCAAGCTGATCTCCAGCGGCGTCAGGGGAGGGGACTGGTGCTGGTTTGCCGGCTTGTTGTTCAGAGGGGTGGGCTGCGTCTTGAGCGTGCCCATGCAGTGTGCGGTTGGTTGTGTGGTGTGTAAGCggttgtgtgtgtggtggtaCAGCAGTAAAGCTTTAGCTGCATAGATGGAAGGGTGGAGTTCAGGGTTGGGGTTCAGGTACTGTCTGTTAAGGTTCACTCCTCTGGAGTCAGTTCTGTGGGgggagaaaaaaccccaacaaaacaaaaaaaacattagtgcctcgcaaaagtattcacaaccaCAAACCGTCAAAGTTGATGAGAAATTGATGGAACTAAATAAACAGCAATCTTTGAGACAAAGGCAATGCCCCGAAACAGCCAGCCAGAACTGGTTTCACActgtttagatcaaagcatctTTGTTTGTCgagtggcctaatcaaagttcAGGCTTAAATACAATTAAGAAGCTGTGGCGAGACTTAAAAATTTAGGTTAAAAATTGTGAAGAATGGGGAATGAAATTCAGTACCCAGCTGGGGAAAGTTGGTGGGAATTTATCCCAAAGAGTTGGTGATGTTACTAAACactgcaaagacacaaaatcttattAGGTGTTTTTGATCCAGTTTCTAGttaaaatatcttagtacacttgaaataaagcaaaactaacgTACACATAACCTTGCAGAATGACATAAgagcttgatttaagtcaataGTTCCTTAATATCAATGGAAAAGCGCTGGCAGaaagttataagtgaaataatctgtcagtggaactagtactttttcatcaaaattaaggaacTATTGACTAAAAATAAGCTCCAAGATCATGTTGAAAAAGTACCTGTAAGTCAATTTGTAtgttatttcaagatatttgcactagaaagcaGACCAAAtattcttggtaagattttatctttttgcagtgaagaaaaTTGTGGTTCTAGAATGTATTAATTCAGATCAAACTAATCACAGAAGAATGTCACACTTTTTTGAAAACTCTTGCAAAAAAGcactagtttgtgttggtctatcacaaagAAACCCATTGaggtttatggttgtaatgtggcaaaatgtgaagaCGTTCCAGGGGCACGGATGCATTTGTTGAATCGTCACCTGTAGTGTCCTCGGACCACGCCGTCTGGGTTCAGAATGGGAATGAGCTTGAACACGAACATGCTGCGCAGCATGTGCGCACGCGGGTCGTCTCGCCGCAGAATGAAGTTGAGGAAACCGTTGAACACGAACGAGGACGGCGTTTCTCCGGGGTGCACGCGGCTGCTGAGGAAAAACACCTGCAGGAGCAAACCACCAGGTCGGGATGAGCTCCGCTCCCGCTCCCGTTGCAAGAACACGCCAGACCAGAGCTCTGGCGCGCTAACCAAAGCTGAAAACATTACCTTCTTGTCCGGGAAGCGATGCGGCCTGGGGGTGTTGGTGTCAGGAAACAGCTTGGGTAGACGGGTTTCTCTCTCATCCCACATGCCGGCGCAGTTGGTCACAGTGAGGAGGTCCACCCTGTTGCCGTCTAGAGAGTTGCACAGCAATTCCCTGTGATAGTACACAGTGCCCGGTGCgctgaaaacaagacaaaggaGGACAAAAGAAATGCTGCTAATAATTCAGCCACGAAGTTGGCGACCCACACCTTCTTCAAGttaaacaaaattggtgtcaaacgtttgttggagcaaaaatttcagtttgtgctgttataatttttaagattttacaaaaataaaagcttcctGATGTCACCAGAGATCAACCTCCATAtgaacaaaaaactaaataagggctgcaactaatgactATTCTAGTAAACAAAACTTACTAGAATAAGTtgtcgattattctgacaactAAATCgggtaaataaaaaattttaaaaattgccacattctgcagatttttcatttaaccccttcagcattttttatacaatgttaggaatacattaaagatgcaaataagaACAATTcacttcctttttaaaataagaaaatcaaccTTTTATTGCCAAGAAGCTATAACATAGCATTCACTTAGTGAATTAGGACtaggtgaagttaaaactatGCCACAAATTTGCAgataaaggtgttttttttatcttaaatgcaatatttacagatattgcatataag contains:
- the agbl5 gene encoding cytosolic carboxypeptidase-like protein 5 isoform X3, which codes for MEVRFGNIVFSSRFDSGNLARVEKVEKGISSPVSDGAQVGSSPSGLHLTPDYEFNVWTQPDCAGTEYENGNRSWFYFSVRGAMPGRLLKINVMNMNNQRKLYSQGMAPFVRTLPVKNRWERIRDRPTVETVNNQFILSFTHRLLDVRGTTTYFSFCYPFSYSECQEMLQQLDESYPNAAQLSPSSAPGTVYYHRELLCNSLDGNRVDLLTVTNCAGMWDERETRLPKLFPDTNTPRPHRFPDKKVFFLSSRVHPGETPSSFVFNGFLNFILRRDDPRAHMLRSMFVFKLIPILNPDGVVRGHYRTDSRGVNLNRQYLNPNPELHPSIYAAKALLLYHHTHNRLHTTQPTAHCMGTLKTQPTPLNNKPANQHQSPPLTPLEISLNQRNAEKGGSSPPPAEVSMVMEENSWSPAELGKGDQNCSADSLEKVASGTGDRADPEEEQSELVPPQEGGVAYYVDLHGHASKRGCFMYGNNLPDENQQVENMLYPRLIAINSAHFDFLGCNFSEKNMYARDKRDGQSKEGSGRVAVHKAIGVLHSYTLECNYNTGKTMNSMPSACHDNGRATPPPPSSFPPKYTPEIFEQVGRAVAISALDMAESNPWPRLVLSEHSCLTNLRAWILKHVRNTKGLNTQIHALPKVQSSGSKVSPPKSFNNSFLSGSTSENTNGRVRYNSQSSSSSKTPSPKIQSSPSFTFGCTPPPRHHAHHYSTHAGGRGGNKSLGPVKDSKPQEKRRPSHSRSVLRSPSNSHKPPRHLHSPPSSSSSSSSSSVCAASSCPLPTPVNITGLYTLQPPRLSTLLPSFQALPRPGLLSKLSPLLLQSLPPATSSPTGPNSD
- the agbl5 gene encoding cytosolic carboxypeptidase-like protein 5 isoform X2, with the translated sequence MEVRFGNIVFSSRFDSGNLARVEKVEKGISSPVSDGAQVGSSPSGLHLTPDYEFNVWTQPDCAGTEYENGNRSWFYFSVRGAMPGRLLKINVMNMNNQRKLYSQGMAPFVRTLPVKNRWERIRDRPTVETVNNQFILSFTHRLLDVRGTTTYFSFCYPFSYSECQEMLQQLDESYPNAAQLSPSSAPGTVYYHRELLCNSLDGNRVDLLTVTNCAGMWDERETRLPKLFPDTNTPRPHRFPDKKVFFLSSRVHPGETPSSFVFNGFLNFILRRDDPRAHMLRSMFVFKLIPILNPDGVVRGHYRTDSRGVNLNRQYLNPNPELHPSIYAAKALLLYHHTHNRLHTTQPTAHCMGTLKTQPTPLNNKPANQHQSPPLTPLEISLNQRNAEKGGSSPPPAEVSMVMEENSWSPAELGKGDQNCSADSLEKVASGTGDRADPEEEQSELVPPQEGGVAYYVDLHGHASKRGCFMYGNNLPDENQQVENMLYPRLIAINSAHFDFLGCNFSEKNMYARDKRDGQSKEGSGRVAVHKAIGVLHSYTLECNYNTGKTMNSMPSACHDNGRATPPPPSSFPPKYTPEIFEQVGRAVAISALDMAESNPWPRLVLSEHSCLTNLRAWILKHVRNTKGLNTQIHALPKVQSSGSKVSPPKSFNNFLSGSTSENTNGRVRYNSQSSSSSKTPSPKIQSSPSFTFGCTPPPRHHAHHYSTHAGGRGGNKSLGPVKDSKPQEKRRPSHSRSVLRSPSNSHKPPRHLHSPPSSSSSSSSSSVCAASSCPLPTPVNITGISYSDLKLYGASPSSWPRMPLHARAGRPGRGRRGFAGSHHPADACREKSKVAGPEHILSSIKFSKCEPQLHGSRIPIRRAVSADVTFPLLNTSPTLSGDKEVSSFTVFKLLRPPGIHRHMAITGLSKKDGDGIQLASATLLVKNGDKSPNYKTEAIAETTAEMDETGEQAEERPVVPCQR
- the agbl5 gene encoding cytosolic carboxypeptidase-like protein 5 isoform X1, which produces MEVRFGNIVFSSRFDSGNLARVEKVEKGISSPVSDGAQVGSSPSGLHLTPDYEFNVWTQPDCAGTEYENGNRSWFYFSVRGAMPGRLLKINVMNMNNQRKLYSQGMAPFVRTLPVKNRWERIRDRPTVETVNNQFILSFTHRLLDVRGTTTYFSFCYPFSYSECQEMLQQLDESYPNAAQLSPSSAPGTVYYHRELLCNSLDGNRVDLLTVTNCAGMWDERETRLPKLFPDTNTPRPHRFPDKKVFFLSSRVHPGETPSSFVFNGFLNFILRRDDPRAHMLRSMFVFKLIPILNPDGVVRGHYRTDSRGVNLNRQYLNPNPELHPSIYAAKALLLYHHTHNRLHTTQPTAHCMGTLKTQPTPLNNKPANQHQSPPLTPLEISLNQRNAEKGGSSPPPAEVSMVMEENSWSPAELGKGDQNCSADSLEKVASGTGDRADPEEEQSELVPPQEGGVAYYVDLHGHASKRGCFMYGNNLPDENQQVENMLYPRLIAINSAHFDFLGCNFSEKNMYARDKRDGQSKEGSGRVAVHKAIGVLHSYTLECNYNTGKTMNSMPSACHDNGRATPPPPSSFPPKYTPEIFEQVGRAVAISALDMAESNPWPRLVLSEHSCLTNLRAWILKHVRNTKGLNTQIHALPKVQSSGSKVSPPKSFNNSFLSGSTSENTNGRVRYNSQSSSSSKTPSPKIQSSPSFTFGCTPPPRHHAHHYSTHAGGRGGNKSLGPVKDSKPQEKRRPSHSRSVLRSPSNSHKPPRHLHSPPSSSSSSSSSSVCAASSCPLPTPVNITGISYSDLKLYGASPSSWPRMPLHARAGRPGRGRRGFAGSHHPADACREKSKVAGPEHILSSIKFSKCEPQLHGSRIPIRRAVSADVTFPLLNTSPTLSGDKEVSSFTVFKLLRPPGIHRHMAITGLSKKDGDGIQLASATLLVKNGDKSPNYKTEAIAETTAEMDETGEQAEERPVVPCQR